Part of the Deltaproteobacteria bacterium CG2_30_66_27 genome is shown below.
GGCCACCTGGGAGGATCTCGCGGCGAAGATCCGCGCGGAGGGTCCGGGAAGGCCGCTTCGGATCACGGTGAAACGCGACGGGTCGGAAACGACGATCCCCGTGGTCCCCGAGATGCGGGAGGGACGCACCGTCTTCGGGGAAAAGGTCTCCGAACCGAAGATCGGGATCGCCGCGGGTCAGGAGGTGGTCTATCGCAGCATCGGGCCGGGGTCGGCCTTCGCGCGCGCGGGGAAGGAGACCGGGAAGCTCATCTACCTCACGGTGATGACGGTGGTAAAGCTCGTCACGCGCGTTCTCCCGTCCGAGACGCTGGGGGGGCCGATCCTCATCGCGCAGATCGCGGGGGACCAGGCCCGCCAGGGGATCTCCCCCTTCGCCTATTTCCTCGGCCTGCTGAGCGTCAACCTCGGAATCCTCAACCTGCTTCCGATCCCGATCCTCGACGGCGGGCACCTGCTCTTCTTCGCGGTCGAGGGCCTGATGCGCAAGCCGATTTCGCCGCAGATCCGCACTCTGGCTCACCAGGTGGGGCTCGCCCTCATCCTCACACTGACGGCGCTCGTCTTCTACAACGACATCGCCCGCCTCCTGTCCCGGTGATCCTGGCGATCGAGTCGGCGACGCCTCGCGGGAGCGTCGCGCTGGTGTCCGGCGGCGCGGTGCGGGCCGAGGTCTTTCTCCTCCCGGGCCCCCGGGCGTCCGGGTCGTTCATCACCGCGGTGGAAGCGCTCTTCGCCGCCGCCGGGGCGGCGTCCGGGGACGTCTCGGCGGTCGCCGTTTCGGCCGGGCCCGGGGCGTTCACCGGTTTGCGCGTCGGGATGTCGGCGGCGAAGGGGTTCTGTTTCGGG
Proteins encoded:
- a CDS encoding RIP metalloprotease RseP, whose amino-acid sequence is MVPFIVVLGILIFVHEFGHFIVARKLGVGVTKFSFGFGPKLAGFQRGETEYLLSAVPLGGYVKLVGESEGEEVPPELSARSFQRKPVWVKMAIVAAGPLGNLAFAILVFWGVFLGGVPSLTTRIGDVVPDTPASRAGLLKGDVVLRIDGAAVATWEDLAAKIRAEGPGRPLRITVKRDGSETTIPVVPEMREGRTVFGEKVSEPKIGIAAGQEVVYRSIGPGSAFARAGKETGKLIYLTVMTVVKLVTRVLPSETLGGPILIAQIAGDQARQGISPFAYFLGLLSVNLGILNLLPIPILDGGHLLFFAVEGLMRKPISPQIRTLAHQVGLALILTLTALVFYNDIARLLSR